One window of Cygnus atratus isolate AKBS03 ecotype Queensland, Australia chromosome 29, CAtr_DNAZoo_HiC_assembly, whole genome shotgun sequence genomic DNA carries:
- the PTGES3 gene encoding prostaglandin E synthase 3 isoform X2 produces MQPASAKWYDRRDYVFIEFCVEDSKDVNVNFEKSKLTFSCLGGSDNFKHLNEIDLFNNIDPNESKHKRTDRSILCCLRKGESGQAWPRLTKERAKLNWLSVDFNNWKDWEDDSDEDMSNFDRFSEMMNNMGGDDDVDLPEVDGAEDDSPDSDDEKMPDLE; encoded by the exons AT GCAGCCTGCTTCTGCGAAGTGGTACGACCGAAGGGACTATGTCTTTATTGAATTTTGCGTTGAAGACAGTAAAGATGTTAatgtaaattttgaaaaatccaAACTTACGTTCAG TTGTCTTGGAGGAAGCGATaactttaaacatttaaatgaaatcgACCTTTTTAATAATATTGATCCAAAT GAATCAAAGCATAAAAGAACAGACAGATCTATCTTGTGTTGTTTACGAAAAGGAGAATCTGGTCAGGCATGGCCAAGGCTAACAAAAGAGAGGGCAAAG CTCAACTGGCTCAGTGTGGATTTCAACAACTGGAAAGACTGGGAAGATGATTCAGATGAAGACATGTCCAATTTTGATCGCTTTTCCGAG ATGATGAACAACATGGGTGGAGATGACGACGTAGACCTACCAGAAGTAGATGGGGCAGAAGAT gactCACCAGACAGTGATGATGAAA aaATGCCAGATCTGGAGTAA
- the PTGES3 gene encoding prostaglandin E synthase 3 isoform X1 yields MASTASSGTCGSARGYRTRGPLLLRPLSGLGRERGVRGSGQLPGPRGRERWSTASSWCPLEATAGGDVKYRQPASAKWYDRRDYVFIEFCVEDSKDVNVNFEKSKLTFSCLGGSDNFKHLNEIDLFNNIDPNESKHKRTDRSILCCLRKGESGQAWPRLTKERAKLNWLSVDFNNWKDWEDDSDEDMSNFDRFSEMMNNMGGDDDVDLPEVDGAEDDSPDSDDEKMPDLE; encoded by the exons ATGGCATCGACAGCAAGCAGCGGGACTTGTGGTTCGGCCCGTGGGTACAGGACGCGAGGACCTCTGCTTCTGCGCCCGCTGTCGGGCTTGGGAAGGGAACGGGGCGTCCGGGGCTCTGGGCAGCTGCCTGGGCCCCGGGGAAGAGAGCGATGGTCCACGGCGTCATCGTGGTGTCCTCTGGAAGCAACAGCCGGTGGAGACGTTAAATACAG GCAGCCTGCTTCTGCGAAGTGGTACGACCGAAGGGACTATGTCTTTATTGAATTTTGCGTTGAAGACAGTAAAGATGTTAatgtaaattttgaaaaatccaAACTTACGTTCAG TTGTCTTGGAGGAAGCGATaactttaaacatttaaatgaaatcgACCTTTTTAATAATATTGATCCAAAT GAATCAAAGCATAAAAGAACAGACAGATCTATCTTGTGTTGTTTACGAAAAGGAGAATCTGGTCAGGCATGGCCAAGGCTAACAAAAGAGAGGGCAAAG CTCAACTGGCTCAGTGTGGATTTCAACAACTGGAAAGACTGGGAAGATGATTCAGATGAAGACATGTCCAATTTTGATCGCTTTTCCGAG ATGATGAACAACATGGGTGGAGATGACGACGTAGACCTACCAGAAGTAGATGGGGCAGAAGAT gactCACCAGACAGTGATGATGAAA aaATGCCAGATCTGGAGTAA